From a region of the Microterricola gilva genome:
- a CDS encoding DNA-binding protein: MFVITADQIGSRTRADITAQTLEALERRHGSSLSLPPDRNAGDEIQLLGTDAATMLDIVLELTRGDAWSVGLGVGPIGRPLPAATREASGPAFYAARDAVNRAKKRSTRFAVHRQASADAGSEIATAEEALIDLALALRQRRTGPGWELYDLVADGLSYKEAAEHLGISAPAASSRAKAAQLSIEFDAVPALVGLLAGIDRSTQ, from the coding sequence ATGTTCGTCATCACCGCCGACCAGATCGGGAGCCGCACGCGTGCGGACATCACCGCGCAGACACTCGAGGCCCTGGAACGCCGGCACGGCTCGAGCCTCTCGTTGCCACCCGACCGGAACGCCGGCGACGAGATACAGCTCCTCGGCACGGATGCCGCCACGATGCTCGACATCGTGCTCGAACTCACCCGAGGCGATGCCTGGAGCGTCGGTCTCGGCGTCGGGCCGATCGGGCGCCCGCTGCCCGCGGCGACGCGAGAGGCCTCCGGCCCGGCGTTCTACGCCGCACGAGACGCGGTGAACCGCGCGAAGAAGCGCAGCACCCGCTTCGCGGTGCACCGCCAGGCGAGCGCGGACGCGGGCAGCGAGATCGCCACGGCCGAGGAGGCGCTCATCGACCTGGCGTTGGCGCTGCGCCAGCGCCGGACCGGGCCAGGCTGGGAGCTCTACGATCTCGTGGCCGACGGCCTGAGCTACAAGGAGGCCGCCGAGCACCTCGGCATCAGCGCGCCTGCGGCGAGTTCCCGGGCGAAGGCCGCGCAGCTCAGCATTGAGTTCGATGCGGTGCCTGCACTCGTAGGATTGCTGGCAGGAATCGATCGGAGTACACAGTGA
- the tyrS gene encoding tyrosine--tRNA ligase — MSDPVILNAQRNDPSFPDVWEEIQWRGLVHVSTDAGELKELLAGEPITYYCGFDPTAPSLHLGNLVQLLLMRRLQLAGHRPLGLVGGSTGLIGDPRPTAERTLNTKDTVLEWVGYLQAQVSRFLSRDGENAMTLVNNLDWTAPLSAIDFLREVGKHYRVGTMLKKDAVAARLNSDAGISYTEFSYQILQGLDYLELYRQYDCVLQTGGSDQWGNLTSGTDLIRRTEGTSVHAIGTPLITNSDGTKFGKSEGNAVWLDSTLTSPYAFYQFWLNTDDADVVARLKIFTFLERAEIERLEAAVAAEPFRREAQRTLALEVTKLVHGAEATANAIAATEALFGQGDLTALDAVTLEAALRELPNTTTAPDAGIAQLLVDTGLCASLSEARRAIGQGGVSVNNIKITDDAATISGFVLDAGVAVLRRGKKTLAGIFVE; from the coding sequence GTGTCTGACCCAGTAATCCTCAATGCCCAGCGCAACGATCCGTCCTTCCCCGATGTTTGGGAGGAGATCCAGTGGCGCGGCCTCGTGCACGTTTCCACCGATGCCGGTGAGCTCAAAGAGCTTCTGGCGGGGGAGCCGATCACGTATTACTGCGGGTTCGACCCGACAGCACCCAGCTTGCATCTCGGCAACCTTGTCCAGCTTCTGCTCATGCGCCGTCTCCAGCTCGCCGGCCACCGGCCGCTCGGCCTCGTCGGCGGTTCCACCGGTCTGATCGGCGACCCGCGCCCGACCGCCGAGCGCACGCTGAACACCAAGGACACCGTGCTCGAGTGGGTCGGTTACCTCCAGGCCCAGGTCAGCCGCTTCCTCAGCCGTGATGGCGAGAACGCGATGACGCTCGTGAACAACCTGGACTGGACGGCGCCGCTGTCCGCCATCGACTTCCTGCGTGAGGTCGGCAAGCACTACCGTGTCGGCACGATGCTCAAGAAGGATGCCGTCGCCGCGCGTCTCAACTCCGACGCCGGCATCAGCTACACCGAGTTCAGCTACCAGATCCTGCAGGGACTCGACTACCTCGAGCTGTACCGCCAGTACGACTGCGTGCTGCAGACCGGCGGAAGCGACCAGTGGGGCAACCTCACCAGTGGCACCGACCTCATCCGTCGCACGGAGGGCACGAGCGTCCACGCCATCGGCACGCCGCTCATCACCAACAGCGATGGCACCAAGTTCGGCAAGAGTGAGGGCAACGCGGTGTGGCTCGACTCCACGCTGACCAGCCCCTACGCCTTCTACCAGTTCTGGCTGAACACCGATGACGCCGATGTGGTCGCCCGTCTCAAGATCTTCACGTTCCTGGAGCGGGCCGAGATCGAGCGCCTCGAGGCGGCCGTCGCGGCCGAACCGTTCCGGCGCGAGGCTCAGCGCACCCTGGCGCTCGAGGTGACCAAGCTCGTCCACGGCGCGGAGGCAACGGCCAACGCGATCGCGGCGACCGAGGCACTCTTCGGCCAGGGCGACCTGACCGCACTGGACGCCGTCACGCTTGAGGCCGCACTGCGCGAGCTGCCCAACACGACGACCGCACCGGATGCCGGCATCGCCCAGCTCCTCGTCGACACCGGTCTCTGCGCCAGCCTGAGTGAGGCCCGCCGCGCGATCGGTCAGGGCGGGGTGTCGGTGAACAACATCAAGATCACCGATGACGCCGCCACGATCTCGGGCTTCGTGCTGGACGCCGGAGTCGCCGTGCTGCGTCGCGGCAAGAAGACGCTCGCCGGCATCTTCGTCGAGTAA
- a CDS encoding acetylornithine transaminase translates to MTPWQNRSATRMMRTFGPPLALLVRGDGCRVWDAEGNEYLDFLAGIAVNALGHAHPVFVEALSRQAATIAHVSNYFATPAQLELAERLIRLSGAGDDGRVFFGNSGAEANEAAFKLARLNGGTSRPRILALTDAFHGRTLGSLALTGKAAMRLPFEPMPGGVEHIDSTIEALEAAIDDTVAALFIEPIKGEAGVLPLPDGYLQAAREITASHGVLLIIDEIQTGAGRTGEWFAFQHAGITPDAITVAKGIGGGVPIGALITFGAASALFEPGHHGSTFGGNPLMTATANAVLGEIERAGLVQNAAERGLELQHAILALGSPHIEAVRGQGLLLGIALREPRAGELSAAALEAGLIVNAANPSTIRLAPPLTIGSAEIAEFIARFGRALDSLATPTPESDAS, encoded by the coding sequence ATGACCCCCTGGCAGAACCGCTCGGCCACGAGGATGATGCGCACCTTCGGCCCGCCGCTGGCACTGCTGGTGCGCGGCGACGGCTGCCGGGTGTGGGACGCAGAGGGCAACGAGTATCTCGACTTCCTCGCCGGCATCGCCGTGAACGCGCTCGGCCACGCCCACCCGGTGTTCGTCGAGGCCCTCTCGCGCCAGGCCGCGACGATCGCGCACGTGTCGAACTACTTCGCCACGCCAGCGCAGCTCGAACTGGCCGAACGACTCATCCGGCTGAGCGGCGCCGGCGACGATGGCCGGGTGTTCTTCGGCAACTCCGGTGCGGAGGCCAACGAGGCCGCGTTCAAGCTCGCCCGCCTGAACGGCGGCACGTCACGCCCCCGCATCCTCGCGCTCACCGACGCCTTCCACGGTCGCACCCTCGGCAGCCTCGCCCTCACCGGCAAGGCCGCCATGCGTCTGCCATTCGAGCCGATGCCTGGCGGCGTCGAGCACATCGACAGCACGATCGAGGCGCTCGAGGCGGCCATCGACGACACCGTCGCCGCCCTCTTCATCGAGCCGATCAAGGGTGAGGCCGGTGTGCTGCCACTGCCGGACGGCTACCTGCAGGCGGCCCGCGAGATCACGGCCAGCCACGGTGTGCTGCTGATCATCGACGAGATCCAGACCGGCGCAGGGCGCACAGGGGAGTGGTTCGCGTTCCAGCACGCCGGCATCACCCCCGACGCCATCACCGTGGCCAAGGGCATCGGCGGCGGTGTGCCGATCGGTGCGCTGATCACCTTCGGCGCGGCATCCGCCCTCTTCGAACCCGGCCACCACGGCAGCACCTTCGGCGGCAACCCCCTCATGACGGCCACCGCCAACGCCGTGCTCGGCGAGATCGAGCGCGCCGGCCTGGTGCAGAACGCCGCGGAGCGCGGCCTGGAGCTGCAGCACGCCATCCTGGCGCTCGGTTCCCCGCACATCGAGGCGGTGCGCGGGCAGGGCCTCCTGCTCGGCATCGCGCTCCGCGAACCGCGCGCCGGCGAACTCAGCGCCGCCGCCCTCGAGGCCGGGCTCATCGTGAACGCCGCGAATCCGAGCACGATCCGCCTCGCGCCCCCGCTCACCATCGGCAGCGCCGAGATCGCCGAGTTCATCGCGCGATTCGGCCGCGCCCTCGACTCCCTCGCCACACCGACCCCTGAAAGCGACGCATCATGA
- the argF gene encoding ornithine carbamoyltransferase, whose protein sequence is MTRHFLRDDDVTPAEQAEILNLALELKRDRFAQKPLAGPQTVAVIFDKSSTRTRVSFAVGIADLGGSPLIISTANSQLGGKETPSDTARVLERMVSAIVWRTYGQAGLVEMAAGTTVPVINALSDDFHPCQLLADLLTIKEKRGELAGLTLTFLGDGACNMAQSYLLAGATAGMHVRIASPEGYTPGEQVVADAAAIAAQTGGSVALFTDPVAAVTGSDVVVTDTWVSMGKEEEKAARVAELGAYRVDSALMAHAASEALFMHCLPADRGYEVTADVIDGPQSIIWDEAENRLHAQKALMVWLLAKNAA, encoded by the coding sequence ATGACCCGCCACTTCCTTCGCGACGACGACGTGACACCAGCCGAGCAGGCCGAGATCCTGAACCTCGCCCTCGAGCTCAAGCGCGATCGTTTCGCCCAGAAGCCGCTGGCCGGCCCGCAGACGGTCGCGGTCATCTTCGACAAGTCGTCGACCCGCACCCGCGTCTCCTTCGCCGTCGGCATCGCCGACCTCGGCGGCAGCCCGCTGATCATCTCCACCGCCAACAGCCAGCTCGGCGGCAAGGAGACCCCGTCGGACACCGCGCGGGTGCTCGAGCGCATGGTCTCGGCCATCGTCTGGCGCACCTACGGCCAGGCCGGCCTCGTCGAGATGGCCGCCGGCACGACGGTCCCCGTGATCAACGCCCTCTCCGACGACTTCCACCCCTGCCAGCTGCTGGCCGATCTGCTCACCATCAAAGAGAAGCGCGGCGAGCTCGCCGGCCTCACGCTCACCTTCCTCGGTGACGGTGCATGCAACATGGCCCAGTCCTACCTGCTGGCCGGCGCGACCGCCGGGATGCACGTGCGCATCGCCTCCCCTGAGGGCTACACGCCTGGCGAGCAGGTGGTGGCGGATGCCGCGGCCATCGCCGCACAGACCGGCGGCTCCGTCGCGCTCTTCACCGACCCCGTCGCCGCCGTCACCGGTTCCGACGTCGTCGTCACCGACACCTGGGTGTCGATGGGCAAGGAGGAAGAGAAGGCCGCACGCGTCGCGGAGCTCGGCGCATACCGGGTCGACAGCGCGCTGATGGCGCACGCGGCATCCGAGGCACTGTTCATGCACTGCCTGCCTGCCGACCGCGGCTACGAGGTCACCGCCGATGTGATCGACGGGCCGCAGAGCATCATCTGGGACGAGGCGGAGAACCGCCTGCACGCCCAGAAGGCGCTGATGGTCTGGCTCCTGGCCAAGAACGCCGCCTGA
- the argC gene encoding N-acetyl-gamma-glutamyl-phosphate reductase: MTFAVAVAGASGYAGGELLRILSQHPDFEVRTVTAHSNAGQKLVDVQPHLRSLAGLTLVDTTPENLAGHDVVFLALPHGKSGEITAALDENTLVVDCGADHRLESESDWAAFYGGDFYGAWSYGVPELYVGGSESALKQREHLVGTRRIAAPGCNASTVALSLAPGIQAGVIEAADIVSVLAVGPSGAGKALKTNLLAAEILGSASPYAVGGAHRHIPEIQQALRGAGAVDPTISFTPVLVPMSRGILATSTARIVPGTDAASVRAAWENAYADEPFVHLLPAGQMPRTADTVGANTILLGLAVDEAAGRVVIVAAIDNLVKGTAGAAVQSANIALGLAETTGLSVNGVAP; encoded by the coding sequence ATGACATTCGCGGTCGCGGTAGCCGGGGCATCCGGTTACGCAGGCGGAGAACTCCTCCGCATCCTCTCCCAACACCCCGACTTCGAGGTGCGCACGGTCACCGCGCACTCGAACGCCGGCCAGAAACTCGTCGACGTGCAGCCGCATCTGCGCTCGCTCGCCGGCCTCACCCTCGTCGACACGACACCGGAGAACCTCGCCGGCCACGACGTCGTCTTCCTCGCCCTGCCGCACGGCAAGTCCGGTGAGATCACGGCGGCGCTCGACGAGAACACCCTCGTCGTCGACTGCGGCGCAGACCACCGCCTCGAGAGCGAGTCCGACTGGGCCGCGTTCTACGGCGGCGACTTCTACGGTGCCTGGAGCTACGGTGTTCCGGAGCTCTACGTCGGCGGCTCCGAGTCTGCACTGAAGCAGCGCGAGCACCTCGTCGGCACCCGCCGAATCGCAGCCCCCGGCTGCAACGCGAGCACCGTCGCACTCTCACTCGCCCCCGGCATCCAGGCCGGCGTGATCGAGGCAGCCGACATCGTCTCGGTGCTTGCCGTCGGGCCGTCCGGCGCGGGCAAGGCGTTGAAGACCAACCTGCTCGCCGCCGAGATCCTCGGCTCGGCCAGCCCGTACGCCGTCGGCGGCGCACACCGGCACATTCCGGAGATCCAGCAGGCGCTGCGCGGCGCCGGCGCCGTCGACCCGACCATCTCCTTCACCCCGGTGCTCGTGCCTATGTCCCGCGGCATCCTCGCCACCTCGACGGCCCGCATCGTGCCTGGCACGGATGCCGCCAGCGTCCGCGCCGCGTGGGAGAACGCCTACGCCGATGAGCCGTTCGTGCACCTCCTGCCTGCCGGCCAGATGCCGCGCACCGCGGACACCGTCGGCGCGAACACCATCCTGCTCGGCCTCGCCGTCGACGAGGCCGCCGGCCGCGTCGTGATCGTCGCCGCCATCGACAACCTCGTCAAGGGCACCGCCGGCGCCGCCGTCCAGTCCGCCAACATCGCGCTCGGCCTCGCCGAGACCACCGGCCTTTCAGTGAATGGAGTCGCCCCGTGA
- a CDS encoding DNA-3-methyladenine glycosylase gives MQAPAGVSREFFARDATELAPSLLGAVLRHTTAEGTVALRITELEAYRGDGEDPGSHAHRGVTPRTRVMFGPPAHLYAYLSYGMHVCANIVCGAEGSAGGLLLRGGEIVDGLALARMRRPAASGDHDLARGPAKLAMALGIRLEQSGADLLAPPFELELPGVPVSVASSPRTGVSGDGGGDAYPWRFYIPGDPTVSPYKRHPKLQAPGRSSTP, from the coding sequence GTGCAGGCGCCGGCCGGTGTGTCCAGAGAGTTCTTCGCTCGGGACGCCACCGAGCTGGCGCCGTCGCTGCTTGGCGCCGTGCTGCGGCACACCACCGCGGAGGGCACGGTGGCGCTGCGCATCACCGAGCTGGAGGCGTACCGGGGCGACGGCGAGGATCCCGGATCGCACGCCCATCGTGGCGTGACGCCGCGGACGCGCGTGATGTTCGGTCCGCCCGCGCACCTCTACGCCTACCTCAGCTACGGCATGCACGTCTGCGCGAACATCGTGTGCGGGGCGGAGGGTTCGGCCGGTGGGCTGCTGCTGCGCGGCGGCGAGATTGTGGACGGTCTCGCGTTGGCGCGGATGCGGCGGCCGGCGGCATCCGGGGATCACGACCTGGCCCGCGGCCCGGCGAAGCTGGCGATGGCGCTCGGCATCCGGCTCGAGCAGAGCGGCGCCGATCTGCTCGCCCCGCCGTTCGAGCTGGAGCTGCCTGGAGTTCCCGTCTCCGTCGCCAGCAGCCCGCGCACCGGCGTCAGCGGCGACGGTGGGGGAGACGCGTACCCCTGGCGCTTCTACATTCCGGGGGATCCGACGGTGTCGCCGTACAAGCGGCATCCGAAACTGCAGGCACCGGGCCGCTCGAGCACACCCTAG
- the argH gene encoding argininosuccinate lyase produces MSNEQSNEPNGTEIAGVGATTEGALWGARFAGGPSPELARLSKSTHFDWQLAEYDIAGSKAHAQALAAAGYLDEAELAGMLAALTTLEEKVRDGLFLPATSDEDVHGALERGLIEIAGSELGGKLRAGRSRNDQIATFIRMLLRDHSVTLSHLLIELIDALAAQASAHPSAIMPGRTHLQHAQPVLLAHHLLAHCWPLVRDLDRLADWNRRADFSPYGSGALAGNTLGLDAGLVASVLGFGGVVENSIDGTASRDLVAEFSYVLAQIGIDLSRLSEEIILWNTREFDFVTLDDAYSTGSSIMPQKKNPDIAELARGKSGRLIGNHAGLLATLKALPLAYNRDLQEDKEPVFDSLSTLEVLLPAFTGMVATLRFNTGRMAELAPQGFSLATDVAEWLVKQHVPFRDAHEITGAMVKYCEDHGLELDEVDDAALLAIDPRLTPAVRSVLTIEGSVNSRDGLGGTAPVRVAEQLAALTARVRGLVQALPSGNTTV; encoded by the coding sequence ATGAGCAACGAGCAGAGCAACGAGCCGAACGGCACCGAGATCGCCGGCGTCGGCGCCACGACGGAGGGAGCCCTCTGGGGTGCCCGCTTCGCCGGTGGCCCGTCACCGGAACTGGCCAGGCTGAGCAAGTCGACGCACTTCGACTGGCAGCTGGCCGAGTACGATATCGCCGGGTCCAAGGCCCACGCCCAGGCCCTCGCGGCGGCCGGCTACCTCGATGAGGCCGAGCTGGCCGGCATGCTGGCCGCGCTGACGACCCTCGAGGAGAAGGTGCGCGACGGGCTCTTCCTCCCCGCCACGAGCGATGAGGATGTCCACGGCGCGCTGGAGCGTGGCCTCATCGAGATCGCCGGCAGCGAGCTCGGAGGCAAGCTGCGCGCCGGACGCAGCCGCAACGATCAGATCGCCACCTTCATTCGGATGCTGCTGCGCGACCACTCGGTCACGCTCTCGCACCTGCTGATTGAGTTGATCGACGCCCTGGCCGCGCAGGCGTCGGCCCACCCATCCGCGATCATGCCCGGCCGCACCCACCTGCAGCACGCCCAGCCGGTGCTGCTCGCGCACCACCTGCTCGCGCACTGCTGGCCGCTCGTGCGCGACCTCGACCGCCTCGCCGACTGGAACCGCCGCGCGGACTTCTCGCCGTACGGCTCCGGAGCACTTGCTGGCAACACGCTCGGCCTGGACGCCGGGCTCGTGGCATCTGTGCTCGGCTTCGGCGGAGTCGTTGAGAACTCGATCGACGGCACGGCCAGCCGCGACCTCGTCGCCGAGTTCAGCTACGTCCTCGCGCAGATCGGCATCGACCTCTCCCGCCTCTCCGAGGAGATCATCCTCTGGAACACGCGCGAGTTCGACTTCGTCACCCTCGACGACGCCTACTCGACGGGATCGTCGATCATGCCGCAGAAGAAGAACCCGGACATCGCCGAGCTCGCGCGCGGCAAGTCGGGCCGCCTGATCGGCAACCACGCCGGCCTGCTCGCGACCCTCAAGGCGCTCCCGCTGGCGTACAACCGCGACCTGCAGGAGGACAAGGAGCCGGTGTTCGACTCGCTCTCCACCCTCGAGGTGCTGCTTCCGGCCTTCACGGGCATGGTCGCGACGCTCCGCTTCAACACGGGGCGCATGGCCGAGCTCGCTCCGCAGGGCTTCTCGCTCGCAACGGATGTCGCGGAGTGGCTGGTCAAGCAGCACGTTCCCTTCCGTGACGCGCACGAAATCACCGGTGCGATGGTCAAGTACTGCGAGGACCACGGCCTCGAGCTCGACGAGGTCGACGACGCCGCGCTGCTCGCGATCGACCCCCGGCTCACCCCGGCCGTGCGCTCGGTGCTCACGATCGAAGGCTCCGTGAACAGTCGCGACGGCCTCGGCGGAACCGCTCCGGTGCGTGTCGCGGAGCAGCTCGCCGCGCTCACCGCACGCGTCCGGGGCCTCGTCCAGGCGTTGCCGAGCGGCAACACCACGGTCTAG
- the argJ gene encoding bifunctional glutamate N-acetyltransferase/amino-acid acetyltransferase ArgJ: MSVTAPLGFEAAGIAAGIKSSGAPDLALVVNRGPSQAAAAVFTSNRAQANPIIWSKQVIGDGTVAAIVLNSGGANCFTGSQGFQVTHRTAEAVASALEVSAGDVLVCSTGLIGDQLDGDVLAAGVLTATAALSAEGGDDAARAIMTTDSVPKTAVVRGGADGAGWSIGGIAKGAGMLAPGLATMLVVITTDAVLESAALDTALRAATRVTFDRLDSDGCMSTNDQVTLLASGASGVVPDTAEFTAALTAVCAELALKLQADAEGASHNIAIEVVGAASEDDAVEVGRSVARNNLFKAAIFGNDPNWGRVLAAIGTTTAAFDPYNVDVSMNGVRVCHAGEPDQPRDLVDLSPRDTHVLIDLQSGPASATIFTNDLTHDYVHENSAYAS, from the coding sequence GTGAGCGTCACAGCCCCCCTCGGATTCGAGGCAGCAGGCATCGCAGCCGGCATCAAGAGTTCGGGCGCACCCGACCTCGCGCTCGTCGTCAACCGCGGCCCATCGCAGGCCGCTGCGGCCGTCTTCACGAGCAACCGGGCCCAGGCCAACCCCATCATCTGGTCCAAGCAGGTGATCGGAGACGGCACCGTCGCCGCGATCGTGTTGAACTCCGGCGGCGCCAACTGCTTCACCGGCAGCCAGGGCTTCCAGGTCACGCACCGCACGGCGGAGGCCGTTGCGTCCGCCCTCGAGGTCTCGGCCGGCGATGTGCTGGTGTGCTCGACCGGCCTCATCGGTGACCAGCTCGACGGCGACGTGCTCGCCGCCGGTGTGCTCACGGCGACGGCCGCGCTGAGCGCGGAGGGCGGGGACGACGCGGCGCGCGCGATCATGACCACCGACTCCGTGCCGAAGACGGCCGTGGTCCGTGGGGGAGCGGACGGTGCCGGCTGGAGCATCGGCGGTATCGCCAAGGGCGCAGGCATGCTCGCACCCGGCCTCGCCACGATGCTCGTCGTCATCACGACCGACGCCGTGCTGGAGTCCGCGGCGCTCGACACGGCCCTCCGAGCGGCCACCCGGGTCACCTTCGACCGGCTGGATTCCGACGGCTGCATGTCGACCAACGACCAGGTCACCCTGCTGGCCTCCGGCGCATCCGGCGTCGTGCCGGACACGGCCGAGTTCACCGCCGCCCTCACCGCCGTCTGCGCCGAGCTCGCCCTCAAGCTGCAGGCAGACGCCGAGGGGGCCAGCCACAACATCGCCATCGAGGTCGTCGGGGCCGCGAGCGAGGACGACGCCGTCGAGGTGGGCCGTTCGGTCGCCCGCAACAACCTCTTCAAGGCCGCCATCTTCGGCAACGACCCCAACTGGGGCCGCGTGCTGGCCGCGATCGGAACGACCACGGCCGCCTTCGACCCGTACAACGTCGACGTCTCGATGAACGGCGTGCGCGTCTGCCACGCCGGCGAGCCCGACCAGCCGCGCGACCTCGTCGACCTGAGCCCGCGCGACACGCACGTGCTGATCGACCTGCAGTCCGGGCCGGCATCCGCCACGATCTTCACAAACGACCTCACGCACGACTACGTGCACGAGAACAGCGCGTACGCGAGCTGA
- the argB gene encoding acetylglutamate kinase, translating into MGENEKTPEQLELIQADAAVKAATLIEALPWLKRFHEQIIVVKFGGNAMVSEELQRAFAEDMVYLRYAGIRPVVVHGGGPQISAMLEKLGIPSEFRGGYRVTTPETMEVVRMVLTGQVNRELVSHINEHGPLAAGLSGEDAGLFEGRRRGAIVDGEEIDLGLVGDVIAVDPAAVLAQLDAGRIPVISSIAPDSEVPGQSLNVNADSAAAALAVALGAAKLVILTDVAGLYRDWPDRDSLVSVIEVPELRTLLPSLESGMIPKMTACLEAVDGGVPKAAIIDGRVPHSILLEIFTQSGIGTEVVAADVQQADAAQSTATTTGESA; encoded by the coding sequence ATGGGCGAGAACGAGAAGACCCCGGAGCAGCTCGAGCTGATCCAGGCGGATGCCGCCGTCAAGGCCGCGACGCTCATCGAGGCGCTGCCGTGGCTCAAGCGCTTCCACGAACAGATCATCGTCGTGAAGTTCGGCGGCAACGCCATGGTCAGCGAGGAGCTGCAGCGCGCCTTCGCAGAGGACATGGTGTACCTGCGCTACGCGGGAATCCGCCCCGTCGTCGTGCACGGCGGCGGACCGCAGATCTCGGCGATGCTCGAGAAGCTCGGCATCCCGAGCGAGTTCCGCGGCGGCTACCGCGTGACCACGCCGGAGACGATGGAGGTCGTGCGCATGGTGCTCACCGGCCAGGTGAACCGGGAGCTCGTCAGTCACATCAACGAGCACGGCCCGCTCGCCGCCGGTCTCTCCGGTGAGGACGCCGGCCTCTTCGAGGGTCGCCGCCGTGGCGCGATCGTCGACGGCGAGGAGATCGACCTCGGCCTCGTCGGTGACGTGATCGCCGTCGACCCGGCCGCCGTGCTGGCCCAGCTCGACGCCGGCCGCATCCCCGTGATCTCGTCGATCGCTCCGGACAGCGAGGTGCCCGGCCAATCGCTCAACGTCAACGCCGACTCCGCCGCGGCGGCCCTCGCCGTCGCGCTCGGCGCGGCCAAGCTCGTCATCCTCACCGATGTGGCCGGCCTCTACCGGGACTGGCCCGATCGCGACTCGCTGGTCTCGGTCATCGAGGTGCCGGAGCTGCGCACGCTGCTGCCCTCGCTCGAGTCCGGCATGATCCCCAAGATGACCGCCTGCCTCGAGGCCGTTGACGGCGGCGTGCCCAAGGCCGCCATCATCGACGGCCGCGTTCCGCACTCGATCCTGCTCGAGATCTTCACCCAGAGCGGCATCGGCACAGAGGTCGTCGCCGCCGACGTCCAGCAGGCGGATGCCGCACAGAGCACCGCCACGACAACAGGAGAATCCGCATGA